A single window of Streptomyces xanthii DNA harbors:
- a CDS encoding beta-ketoacyl-[acyl-carrier-protein] synthase family protein, whose translation MTRRVAVTGVGVVAPGGIGATAFWDLLSNGRTATRGITLFDPAGLRSRIAAECDWDPDAHGLPLDVRDHTDRYIQFAVAAAGEAVRDSGLDTGREDPWRIGVSLGSAIGGTTRLEHDYVLVSERGKRWDVDHRAAEPQLHRAFSPSTLAAVVAEQFGAQGPVQTVSTGCTSGLDAVGYAFHTVQEGRADVCIAGASDSPVSPITMACFDAIRATSPNNDDPEHASRPFDADRNGFVMGEGAAVLVLEEAGHARARGAHVYCEISGYATYGNAYHMTGLTSEGREMARAIDTALGQARLDPTLIDYVNAHGSGTRQNDRHETAAVKLSLGAHAYDTPMSSIKSMVGHSLGAIGAIEVAACVLALQHQVVPPTANYETPDPECDLDYVPRTARPRKLRNVLSVGSGFGGFQSAVLLAGPGGRTR comes from the coding sequence GTGACCCGGCGGGTGGCGGTCACCGGCGTCGGCGTGGTGGCGCCCGGGGGAATCGGCGCCACGGCGTTCTGGGACCTGCTCTCCAACGGCCGGACGGCGACCCGCGGCATCACGCTGTTCGACCCGGCGGGCCTGCGCTCGCGGATCGCCGCCGAGTGCGACTGGGACCCGGACGCCCACGGCCTGCCCCTCGACGTGCGCGACCACACGGACCGGTACATCCAGTTCGCGGTCGCCGCCGCCGGCGAGGCCGTACGCGACTCCGGACTCGACACCGGCCGCGAGGACCCCTGGCGGATCGGCGTCTCCCTCGGCAGCGCCATCGGCGGGACCACCCGCCTGGAGCACGACTACGTCCTCGTCAGCGAGCGCGGCAAGCGCTGGGACGTGGACCACCGCGCGGCCGAACCCCAGCTCCACCGGGCCTTCTCGCCGAGCACGCTCGCCGCGGTCGTCGCCGAACAGTTCGGCGCGCAGGGCCCCGTGCAGACCGTCTCCACCGGATGCACCTCCGGACTCGACGCGGTGGGCTACGCCTTCCACACCGTCCAGGAGGGCCGGGCCGACGTCTGCATCGCGGGCGCCTCCGACTCCCCGGTCTCACCCATCACGATGGCGTGCTTCGACGCCATCCGGGCGACCTCGCCGAACAACGACGACCCCGAGCACGCCTCCAGACCCTTCGACGCGGACCGCAACGGCTTCGTCATGGGGGAGGGAGCGGCGGTCCTCGTCCTGGAGGAGGCCGGGCACGCCCGCGCGCGCGGCGCCCACGTGTACTGCGAGATCAGCGGCTACGCCACGTACGGCAACGCGTACCACATGACCGGTCTGACCAGCGAGGGCCGGGAGATGGCCCGGGCGATCGACACCGCCCTCGGCCAGGCCCGGCTCGACCCCACGCTGATCGACTACGTCAACGCCCACGGCTCCGGCACCCGGCAGAACGACCGGCACGAGACGGCCGCCGTCAAGCTGTCGCTGGGCGCCCACGCCTACGACACCCCGATGAGCTCCATCAAATCCATGGTGGGCCACTCCCTGGGCGCGATCGGTGCGATCGAGGTGGCCGCCTGCGTCCTCGCGCTCCAGCACCAGGTGGTGCCGCCCACCGCGAACTACGAGACGCCCGACCCCGAGTGCGACCTGGACTACGTACCGCGCACCGCCCGCCCCCGGAAGCTGAGGAACGTGCTCTCCGTCGGCAGCGGATTCGGCGGCTTCCAGTCCGCGGTGCTCCTGGCCGGGCCAGGCGGGAGGACACGATGA
- a CDS encoding cupin domain-containing protein, translating into MIKHPRIVDLSETEPNRRRGGDLRAMLTPATVGSTSGFMGLALIQPGERIGEHYHPYSEEFVYVVQGALEVDLDGETHELRPDQGLLIPIDVRHRFRNVGDVEARMVFHLGPLAPEPRLGHVDTEEPEPSEVIR; encoded by the coding sequence ATGATCAAGCATCCACGCATCGTGGACCTGAGCGAGACCGAGCCCAACCGCCGGCGCGGAGGTGACCTGCGGGCCATGCTCACGCCCGCCACGGTCGGCTCCACCAGCGGCTTCATGGGCCTCGCCCTGATCCAGCCCGGAGAGCGCATCGGCGAGCACTACCACCCGTACTCCGAGGAGTTCGTGTACGTCGTGCAGGGCGCCCTCGAGGTCGACCTGGACGGCGAGACGCACGAACTGCGCCCCGACCAGGGGCTGCTCATCCCGATCGACGTGCGGCACCGCTTCCGCAACGTCGGCGACGTGGAGGCCCGCATGGTCTTCCACCTCGGCCCGCTCGCCCCGGAGCCGCGCCTCGGACACGTCGACACCGAGGAGCCCGAGCCAAGTGAGGTCATAAGGTGA
- a CDS encoding SchA/CurD-like domain-containing protein, with protein sequence MSISGRISQSAFDGSRLRVILLLDLYEGAQQQFLDAYEHMRNQVASVPGHLSDQLCQSIENPSQWLITSEWESAPPFLAWVNSEEHVETVRPMHNCVRDTRSMRYSILRETTPAGPTTPEPAAATTQAVARVGDGAARHALTFTVKPGSESKVAEILAAYRSPQAQVDDTTRLRRTSLFMHGNRVVRAVEVEGDLLAALRHVARQPEIRAVEEAVNPYLEQDRDLTDPESARVFFTRAALPAVHHVVSDRPAPEGLSRHALHYPAKEGRGMDLARLLALQDAAAADDPHSPVYASTVFQRDDIVVRLIDITGELDADPVASVGLKGLERDGEAERLIDLAAIGVEGSLHTERNINRLLSHIDMTPVTDRSSADS encoded by the coding sequence ATGTCCATCTCAGGACGCATATCGCAGTCGGCGTTCGACGGTTCCAGGCTGCGGGTGATCCTCCTGCTCGACCTGTACGAAGGGGCCCAGCAGCAGTTCCTCGACGCGTACGAGCACATGCGCAACCAGGTCGCGTCGGTGCCCGGTCACCTCAGCGACCAGCTGTGCCAGTCGATCGAGAACCCCTCGCAGTGGCTCATCACCAGCGAGTGGGAGAGCGCGCCGCCGTTCCTCGCCTGGGTGAACAGCGAGGAGCACGTCGAGACCGTCCGCCCGATGCACAACTGCGTCCGGGACACCCGCTCGATGCGCTACAGCATCCTGCGCGAGACCACCCCCGCCGGGCCGACCACCCCCGAACCGGCGGCGGCGACCACGCAGGCGGTGGCCCGGGTCGGCGACGGCGCGGCGCGCCACGCCCTCACGTTCACCGTCAAGCCGGGCTCCGAGTCCAAGGTCGCGGAGATCCTCGCCGCGTACCGGTCGCCCCAGGCCCAGGTCGACGACACCACACGGCTGCGCCGCACCTCGCTGTTCATGCACGGCAACCGCGTCGTGCGCGCCGTGGAGGTCGAGGGCGACCTCCTCGCGGCGCTGCGCCACGTGGCCCGCCAGCCGGAGATCCGGGCCGTCGAGGAGGCCGTCAACCCGTACCTGGAGCAGGACCGCGACCTGACCGACCCCGAGTCGGCGCGCGTCTTCTTCACCCGGGCCGCGCTCCCCGCCGTCCACCACGTCGTGTCCGACCGCCCGGCCCCCGAGGGCCTGAGCCGGCACGCGCTGCACTACCCGGCCAAGGAAGGCCGCGGGATGGACCTGGCCCGGCTGCTCGCCCTCCAGGACGCGGCCGCGGCCGACGACCCGCACAGCCCCGTGTACGCGTCGACGGTCTTCCAGCGCGACGACATCGTGGTGCGCCTCATCGACATCACGGGCGAGCTCGACGCGGACCCCGTCGCGTCCGTCGGACTCAAGGGCCTGGAGCGGGACGGGGAGGCCGAGCGCCTCATCGACCTCGCCGCGATCGGCGTGGAGGGCTCCCTGCACACGGAGCGCAACATCAACCGGCTCCTGTCGCACATCGACATGACGCCGGTCACCGACCGCAGCTCGGCCGACTCCTGA
- a CDS encoding FAD-dependent oxidoreductase, with protein sequence MTRSHEAPEAVQHTSVLIVGGSLVGLSTSLFLGRLGVPHMLVERHSGTSIHPRGRGNNVRTMELFRVAGVQRRIEEAASVLAGNHGILQTPTLVGDAGEWLFKEIDPGGGLARFSPSGWCLCSQNDLEPVLLDSAREQGGDLRYGTELMSFEQDAEGVTARLKARDTGEHTTVRADYLVAADGPRSPVREHLGIGQSGPGDLFHNVSVTFTSRALADVVGERRFIVCYLTDPEADGALLPVDNREHWVFHAPWHPEHGETLEEFTDERCVAHIRRAVGVPDLDVEITGRAAWHAAERVAERYGERRVFLAGDSAHEMSPTGAFGSNTGIQDAHNLAWKLAAVLGGWAGPGLLETYDAERRPVAEATSARASSRSVEHSHPGYTPGPEAGGAGGPGGGPGGPGGPGGPGGGPGGRKGGILNVALAYRYPRGAVLGTDPAAPVVPDGVRLAGEPGTRAPHLWLNRAGDRISTLDLYERSLVLLSSEDSGDGTDAGWHAAARRLAAELSVPLDAYRIGTGPAAELTPASDTDWAEAHGVGGGGAVLVRPDGFVAWRSEGPVADPEPALREALTAVLART encoded by the coding sequence ATGACCCGTTCGCACGAGGCCCCCGAGGCCGTGCAGCACACATCCGTCCTCATCGTCGGCGGCTCCCTCGTGGGCCTGTCGACCTCGCTGTTCCTGGGGCGTCTCGGCGTCCCGCACATGCTCGTCGAGCGCCATTCGGGCACGTCGATCCACCCGCGCGGGCGCGGCAACAACGTGCGCACGATGGAGCTGTTCCGGGTGGCCGGGGTGCAGCGGCGCATCGAGGAGGCGGCGTCGGTCCTGGCCGGCAACCACGGCATCCTCCAGACACCGACGCTGGTGGGGGACGCCGGCGAGTGGCTGTTCAAGGAGATCGACCCCGGGGGCGGGCTCGCCCGCTTCAGCCCGAGCGGCTGGTGCCTGTGCAGCCAGAACGACCTGGAGCCGGTGCTGCTCGACAGCGCCCGGGAGCAGGGCGGCGACCTGCGCTACGGCACGGAGCTGATGTCGTTCGAGCAGGACGCCGAGGGGGTGACCGCTCGGCTCAAGGCGCGGGACACCGGCGAGCACACGACCGTCCGCGCGGACTACCTGGTCGCGGCGGACGGGCCGCGCAGCCCGGTCCGTGAGCACCTCGGCATCGGGCAGAGCGGCCCGGGCGACCTGTTCCACAACGTGAGCGTCACGTTCACCTCGCGCGCTCTCGCCGATGTCGTGGGCGAGAGGCGCTTCATCGTGTGCTACCTCACCGACCCGGAGGCGGACGGCGCGCTGCTGCCCGTCGACAACCGCGAGCACTGGGTCTTCCACGCGCCGTGGCACCCCGAACACGGCGAGACGCTGGAGGAGTTCACCGACGAGCGGTGCGTCGCGCACATCCGGCGGGCCGTCGGGGTGCCGGACCTCGACGTGGAGATCACCGGCAGGGCCGCGTGGCACGCGGCCGAGCGGGTCGCCGAACGGTACGGGGAGCGCCGGGTGTTCCTCGCCGGGGACTCGGCCCACGAGATGTCGCCCACCGGGGCGTTCGGTTCCAACACCGGCATCCAGGACGCGCACAACCTCGCGTGGAAGCTGGCCGCCGTACTGGGCGGCTGGGCCGGGCCCGGCCTGCTGGAGACGTACGACGCGGAGCGCCGGCCGGTCGCGGAGGCGACGAGCGCGCGGGCGTCCTCGCGCTCGGTCGAGCACAGCCACCCCGGCTACACGCCCGGCCCGGAAGCCGGCGGTGCGGGCGGTCCCGGCGGCGGCCCCGGCGGCCCTGGCGGCCCTGGTGGCCCGGGTGGCGGTCCCGGTGGCAGGAAGGGCGGGATCCTCAACGTGGCGCTCGCCTACCGCTATCCGCGCGGCGCGGTCCTCGGCACCGACCCGGCGGCCCCGGTCGTGCCCGACGGCGTACGGCTGGCGGGCGAGCCCGGAACCCGCGCCCCGCACCTGTGGCTGAACCGCGCCGGGGACCGGATCTCCACCCTCGACCTGTACGAGCGCTCGCTCGTGCTCCTCAGCTCGGAGGACAGCGGCGACGGGACCGACGCCGGCTGGCACGCGGCGGCGCGGCGCCTCGCGGCGGAGCTGTCCGTCCCCCTCGACGCGTACCGGATCGGCACCGGTCCCGCGGCCGAGCTGACGCCCGCGTCCGACACGGACTGGGCCGAGGCGCACGGCGTCGGCGGGGGCGGCGCGGTACTGGTCCGTCCGGACGGATTCGTCGCGTGGCGGTCCGAAGGGCCGGTGGCGGACCCGGAGCCGGCGCTTCGGGAGGCGCTCACCGCGGTCCTGGCCCGCACCTGA
- a CDS encoding class F sortase — protein MAARSPSPAETDPAPPGQRSRPGVWVAWALGLLVLGTSLFGGHDEPPAPSGTTGSSATHAPASAAPRATGKHLPRARPKRLLIPKIGVDAPFTGLAIGPTGQLEPPPADDTNLVGWQADGVSPGEVGTAIIAGHVDTKTSPAVFASLSDLKKGDRFTVKRSDRRTASFVVDSVETFAKDDFPDKRVYADTPQAQVRLITCAGDYDRSVRDYTDNLVVFAHLV, from the coding sequence ATGGCAGCCCGGTCGCCTTCCCCCGCTGAAACCGATCCCGCGCCGCCCGGGCAGCGGTCCCGTCCCGGCGTCTGGGTCGCCTGGGCCCTCGGCCTCCTCGTCCTCGGGACGAGCCTGTTCGGCGGGCACGACGAACCGCCCGCGCCCTCGGGCACGACCGGCTCCTCCGCGACGCACGCACCGGCCTCGGCGGCCCCGCGCGCCACCGGCAAACACCTGCCGCGGGCCCGGCCGAAGCGGCTCCTCATCCCGAAGATCGGCGTCGACGCCCCCTTCACCGGCCTCGCCATCGGCCCCACGGGCCAGCTCGAACCGCCGCCCGCCGACGACACGAACCTGGTCGGCTGGCAGGCCGACGGAGTGTCACCGGGCGAGGTGGGCACGGCGATCATCGCCGGGCACGTCGACACGAAGACGTCCCCCGCGGTGTTCGCGAGCCTCAGCGACCTGAAGAAGGGCGACCGGTTCACCGTGAAGCGGTCCGACCGGCGGACCGCCTCCTTCGTCGTGGACAGCGTCGAGACCTTCGCGAAGGACGACTTCCCCGACAAGCGCGTGTACGCGGACACCCCGCAGGCCCAGGTCCGGCTGATCACCTGTGCCGGTGACTACGACCGCTCGGTGCGGGACTACACCGACAACCTCGTCGTCTTCGCCCACCTCGTCTGA
- a CDS encoding HIG1 domain-containing protein, producing the protein MRSARILLATATATAALAIAAPGAFAASGGDWNNNDDSSYSKEHDKDSDHGKPHGGMHTGGGALTAVQGDDWQKDKEKGGSDSGGDERKDWGGGEEHGKPSGGMHTGGGALTADKPDDWTKDKEKYDPETYKNDSGNESWGGSDHEKPTGGMHTGGGGLANPGVTAGGLAVLGVAAAGLYAMRRKSASDLS; encoded by the coding sequence ATGCGTTCTGCCCGCATTCTCCTCGCCACCGCGACGGCCACGGCCGCGCTCGCCATCGCCGCGCCCGGCGCCTTCGCCGCCTCCGGGGGCGACTGGAACAACAACGACGACTCTTCCTACAGCAAGGAGCACGACAAGGACAGCGACCACGGCAAGCCGCACGGCGGGATGCACACCGGCGGCGGCGCGCTGACGGCGGTCCAGGGTGACGACTGGCAGAAGGACAAGGAGAAGGGCGGCTCCGACTCCGGCGGCGACGAGCGCAAGGACTGGGGCGGCGGCGAGGAGCACGGCAAGCCGAGCGGCGGGATGCACACCGGCGGCGGCGCGCTGACGGCGGACAAGCCCGACGACTGGACCAAGGACAAGGAGAAGTACGACCCCGAGACGTACAAGAACGACAGCGGCAACGAGTCCTGGGGCGGCTCCGACCACGAGAAGCCGACCGGCGGCATGCACACCGGTGGCGGCGGGCTCGCGAACCCGGGTGTCACGGCCGGCGGCCTGGCGGTCCTCGGTGTCGCCGCGGCCGGACTGTACGCGATGCGCCGCAAGAGCGCGTCCGACCTGTCCTGA
- a CDS encoding FMN-binding glutamate synthase family protein — MRARSIGAAAVTAVALVAARDLVQKKHALLRNFPVIGHARYLLETIGPELRQYVVTSNEEERPFSRDQRTWIYASAKEENNYFGFGTDVDVEHIQGHAYVKQRTFAGPLPDLHDPQAPLPSAKVLGGPRGRAKAFRPASVVNISAMSFGSLSGAAITALNKGAALAGTMQNTGEGGLSPYHRNGGDLILQIGTSYFGCRDENGMFDLDKLKEVVAGAPVKAIEIKLSQGAKPGLGGMLPGAKVTPEIAAIRGIPAGKDCASPSRHTAFHDVDSMLDFVERIADATGLPVGIKSAVGEMDFWQELATLMSRGDRGVDFVTIDGGEGGTGAAPLIFTDSVSLPFRMGFSRVYSTFAERGLTDSVTFIGSGKLGLPENAAVAFALGVDMINVGREAMLSIGCIQAQKCHTDKCPTGIATQDPWLVRGVDPASKSTRAAVYLRTLRKELLKVSGAVGVAHPALITATDIEIMNGDYDARTLASVYGYKDGWGELGEDLAREITTLLTGQEK, encoded by the coding sequence ATGCGTGCTCGGAGTATCGGTGCGGCGGCGGTCACGGCAGTGGCCCTGGTGGCGGCCCGGGACCTCGTCCAGAAGAAGCACGCGCTGCTGAGGAACTTCCCCGTCATCGGGCACGCCCGGTACCTGCTGGAGACGATCGGCCCCGAGCTGCGGCAGTACGTCGTGACCTCCAACGAGGAGGAGCGCCCCTTCAGCCGCGACCAGCGCACCTGGATCTACGCGTCGGCGAAGGAGGAGAACAACTACTTCGGCTTCGGCACCGACGTCGACGTCGAGCACATCCAGGGGCACGCGTACGTGAAGCAGCGCACGTTCGCCGGGCCGCTGCCCGATCTGCACGACCCGCAGGCCCCGCTGCCCTCGGCCAAGGTCCTGGGCGGCCCGCGCGGCCGTGCCAAGGCGTTCCGTCCCGCGAGCGTCGTGAACATCTCCGCGATGAGTTTCGGCTCGCTCTCCGGCGCCGCCATCACCGCGCTCAACAAGGGCGCGGCGCTCGCCGGCACGATGCAGAACACGGGCGAGGGCGGCCTGTCCCCGTACCACCGCAACGGCGGCGACCTGATCCTCCAGATCGGCACCTCGTACTTCGGCTGCCGCGACGAGAACGGCATGTTCGACCTCGACAAGCTCAAGGAGGTCGTCGCCGGAGCGCCCGTCAAGGCCATCGAGATCAAGCTGTCGCAGGGCGCCAAGCCGGGCCTGGGCGGCATGCTCCCCGGCGCGAAGGTCACCCCCGAGATCGCGGCCATACGCGGTATCCCGGCCGGCAAGGACTGCGCGTCCCCCTCCCGGCACACCGCGTTCCACGACGTCGACTCGATGCTCGACTTCGTGGAGCGGATCGCGGACGCGACCGGTCTGCCGGTCGGCATCAAGAGCGCGGTCGGCGAGATGGACTTCTGGCAGGAGCTCGCCACGCTGATGTCGCGCGGCGACCGCGGCGTCGACTTCGTCACGATCGACGGCGGCGAGGGCGGCACCGGCGCCGCCCCGCTCATCTTCACCGACTCGGTGTCGCTGCCCTTCCGCATGGGCTTCTCCCGCGTCTACAGCACCTTCGCCGAGCGTGGCCTGACCGACTCCGTCACCTTCATCGGCTCCGGCAAGCTCGGCCTGCCCGAGAACGCCGCCGTCGCCTTCGCCCTCGGCGTCGACATGATCAACGTAGGGCGCGAGGCGATGCTGTCCATCGGCTGCATCCAGGCCCAGAAGTGCCACACCGACAAGTGCCCCACCGGCATCGCCACCCAGGACCCCTGGCTGGTGCGCGGCGTCGACCCCGCCTCGAAGTCCACCCGGGCCGCCGTCTACCTGCGCACCCTGCGCAAGGAACTCCTGAAGGTCTCGGGCGCCGTCGGCGTCGCCCACCCGGCGCTCATCACCGCCACCGACATCGAGATCATGAACGGCGACTACGACGCCCGCACCCTCGCGAGCGTCTACGGCTACAAGGACGGCTGGGGCGAACTCGGCGAGGACCTCGCCCGCGAGATCACCACGCTTCTCACCGGGCAGGAGAAGTAG
- a CDS encoding MarR family winged helix-turn-helix transcriptional regulator, giving the protein MPRKPAPAEHDPSPEHPGRPERAAEAGPERGAGPALAGAGLDDVDAVTRAVLTASRVLVALSARSLAEVEDGVTLPQFRMLVVLSTRGATKLVALADLLGVAPSTAMRMVDRLIAAGLADRRINPDNRRETILQLTDEGRRTVEDVTARRRREIAAIVQRLAPERRAALIDALTAFNEAVGEPPVPLADDAAGPPHPLGWGEPGSG; this is encoded by the coding sequence ATGCCCAGGAAACCGGCTCCGGCGGAGCACGACCCCAGCCCGGAGCACCCCGGACGCCCGGAGCGCGCGGCCGAGGCCGGCCCGGAGCGGGGCGCCGGTCCGGCGCTGGCCGGAGCCGGGCTCGACGACGTGGACGCCGTGACACGCGCCGTGCTGACGGCGTCGCGGGTGCTCGTCGCGCTCTCCGCCCGTTCCCTCGCCGAGGTCGAGGACGGGGTGACGCTCCCTCAGTTCCGCATGCTGGTCGTCCTGTCGACGCGCGGTGCGACCAAACTCGTCGCGCTCGCCGACCTGTTGGGGGTCGCGCCGTCGACCGCCATGCGCATGGTCGACCGGCTCATCGCGGCCGGGCTAGCCGACCGCCGGATCAACCCGGACAACCGCCGCGAGACCATCCTCCAGCTCACCGACGAGGGCCGGCGCACGGTCGAGGACGTCACCGCGCGCCGCCGCCGGGAGATCGCGGCGATCGTCCAGCGCCTGGCCCCCGAGCGGCGTGCCGCGCTCATCGACGCGCTGACCGCGTTCAACGAGGCGGTCGGCGAACCTCCGGTGCCGCTCGCCGACGACGCGGCCGGACCGCCGCATCCGCTCGGCTGGGGCGAGCCCGGGTCGGGCTGA
- a CDS encoding PP2C family protein-serine/threonine phosphatase, with protein MTEKAERAGGSRVLFALPYGVMGLATAAELLTPPGFGMLPLLSLGPAFAGLVGTRWRTAWIGSLAGLMCLLLALYDGQLGRRRISIALVCVAGVTAAGLVAAVLRERRDAELASVRSIAEVAQRVLLRPVPRVAGPLRVAVSYTSAVAQARIGGDLYEVVAAPGGTRVLIGDVQGKGLEAVETAALILAAFREAAHDDPDLDGLSRRLRRAVDRELHGEKFVTALLAEVTGEGREVTFLNFGHPAPMVVRADGRPLFPEPPRFALPLGLGVHGGDEPEPFRVAFEPGDQILLYTDGVSEARDAAGRFYPLDERTELLKAADPEAALEELRTDLVRHTAGPLHDDAAMLLLRHRDAGPDPRPAGDAG; from the coding sequence ATGACCGAGAAGGCTGAGCGGGCCGGCGGGTCCCGTGTGCTCTTCGCGCTGCCCTACGGCGTGATGGGCCTGGCCACCGCGGCCGAACTGCTGACCCCGCCCGGCTTCGGCATGCTGCCGCTGCTCTCGCTCGGCCCCGCCTTCGCCGGACTCGTCGGCACCCGCTGGCGCACCGCGTGGATCGGCTCGCTCGCCGGCCTCATGTGCCTGCTCCTGGCCCTGTACGACGGCCAGTTGGGCCGTCGCCGCATCTCCATCGCCCTGGTCTGCGTCGCCGGAGTGACCGCGGCCGGACTCGTCGCGGCGGTGCTGCGCGAGCGCCGCGACGCCGAGCTGGCGAGCGTCCGCTCCATCGCGGAGGTCGCCCAGCGGGTGCTGCTGCGGCCCGTGCCCCGGGTCGCGGGCCCGCTGCGCGTCGCCGTGTCGTACACCTCGGCCGTGGCGCAGGCCCGCATCGGCGGCGACCTGTACGAGGTCGTGGCCGCGCCCGGCGGCACCCGGGTCCTCATCGGCGACGTCCAGGGCAAGGGACTCGAAGCGGTGGAGACGGCGGCGCTGATCCTCGCCGCGTTCCGCGAGGCCGCGCACGACGACCCGGACCTCGACGGGCTCAGCCGGCGGCTGCGCCGGGCGGTGGACCGCGAGCTGCACGGCGAGAAGTTCGTCACCGCGCTGCTCGCGGAGGTGACCGGGGAGGGCCGCGAGGTGACGTTCCTGAACTTCGGTCATCCGGCGCCGATGGTGGTGCGCGCCGACGGCAGGCCCCTGTTCCCGGAGCCGCCCCGGTTCGCGCTGCCGCTCGGCCTCGGCGTGCACGGCGGGGACGAACCGGAGCCGTTCCGCGTCGCGTTCGAGCCCGGCGACCAGATCCTGCTCTACACGGACGGGGTGAGCGAGGCCCGTGACGCGGCGGGCCGCTTCTATCCCCTGGACGAGCGCACGGAACTGCTCAAGGCGGCCGACCCGGAGGCCGCCCTGGAGGAACTGCGCACCGATCTCGTCCGCCACACCGCGGGCCCCCTCCACGACGACGCGGCGATGCTCCTCCTGCGCCACCGGGACGCGGGCCCGGACCCCCGGCCGGCCGGCGACGCAGGATAG
- a CDS encoding STAS domain-containing protein codes for MVPPRPADSAHWEDGGVLVVDVAGEFDADRAERLCEPLLRMTRIGRRHFVVDLAAVDAVRSDGALRFAEAALRLGAAGAVLAVVAGTAVRRALLAAGAGRVSGGLHATRADALAACRSRAAGGRGRPTPDSIG; via the coding sequence GTGGTGCCACCGCGACCGGCTGACAGCGCGCACTGGGAGGACGGCGGCGTCCTCGTCGTCGACGTCGCGGGCGAGTTCGACGCCGACCGGGCGGAGCGGCTGTGCGAGCCCCTGCTGCGGATGACCCGGATCGGCCGGCGGCACTTCGTCGTGGACCTCGCGGCGGTCGACGCGGTGCGCTCCGACGGCGCCCTGCGCTTCGCCGAGGCCGCCCTGCGGCTCGGGGCCGCCGGCGCCGTCCTCGCCGTGGTCGCCGGCACCGCCGTGCGCCGCGCCCTGCTCGCCGCCGGCGCGGGACGCGTGAGCGGCGGCCTGCACGCCACCCGCGCCGACGCCCTCGCCGCCTGCCGGTCCCGGGCCGCCGGCGGCCGCGGCCGGCCGACCCCGGACTCGATCGGGTAA
- a CDS encoding nitroreductase family deazaflavin-dependent oxidoreductase, which translates to MTAGGDRDGAGWDPERRRPALPRGLRRRLARLPVGLFRVGLGPLFGGRLLLLHHKGRVSGLDRTVVLEVVAYDPARRSWILASGFGPRADWYRNLRAEPRTVVQVGNRRYAVTARFLTEREGAEIMAEYAPRHPRTARRLCAFMGFEVDGSAAAYRRAGRGIPFVRLVAEPGQRLP; encoded by the coding sequence ATGACGGCGGGCGGGGACCGGGACGGAGCCGGGTGGGACCCGGAGCGGCGCCGGCCCGCGCTGCCGCGCGGCCTCCGCCGCCGCCTCGCCCGGCTGCCCGTCGGTCTCTTCCGCGTCGGACTCGGCCCCCTGTTCGGCGGGCGCCTGCTCCTGCTGCACCACAAGGGGCGCGTGTCGGGCCTCGACCGCACGGTGGTGCTCGAGGTCGTCGCGTACGACCCGGCCCGCCGCAGCTGGATCCTCGCCTCCGGGTTCGGGCCCCGCGCCGACTGGTACCGGAACCTGCGCGCAGAACCGCGGACCGTCGTCCAGGTCGGCAACCGCCGCTACGCGGTCACCGCCCGCTTCCTGACCGAGCGCGAGGGCGCCGAGATCATGGCCGAGTACGCGCCGCGCCACCCGCGCACCGCCCGCAGGCTGTGCGCCTTCATGGGCTTCGAGGTCGACGGCAGCGCGGCGGCCTACCGGCGCGCGGGACGCGGCATCCCGTTCGTCCGCCTGGTCGCCGAGCCGGGGCAGCGGCTGCCCTGA
- a CDS encoding sugar kinase, with product MTTSRPSPDPDAEPPREAEARGHVIRRRALTLLTIVLLIGIPAGYLVISANQSRDSGKDKEEKYSATGLTVGWPSRVQRRLYEIPVPAYSRNVAYYETNNYKVSRLYAQFLTSNTGLDTFLRNVGSDPSKLKRDDEAIGARDRHVAGWDFTGPGPWYGLTHDQKNPAPTLSVVVNRSNPDHPMVFVVSTTHP from the coding sequence ATGACCACGTCCCGCCCGTCCCCGGACCCCGACGCGGAGCCGCCGCGCGAGGCGGAGGCCCGCGGCCATGTGATCCGCCGCCGCGCCCTCACCCTCCTGACCATCGTGCTGCTCATCGGCATCCCCGCCGGCTACCTGGTGATCTCGGCGAACCAGAGCCGGGACAGCGGCAAGGACAAGGAGGAGAAGTACTCCGCGACGGGCCTCACCGTCGGCTGGCCGTCCCGGGTGCAGCGCCGCCTGTACGAGATACCCGTACCGGCGTACTCGCGCAACGTCGCGTACTACGAGACGAACAACTACAAGGTCAGCCGCCTGTACGCGCAGTTCCTCACGAGCAACACGGGACTCGACACGTTCCTGCGCAACGTCGGCTCCGACCCGTCGAAGCTGAAGCGGGACGACGAGGCGATCGGCGCCCGCGACCGGCACGTCGCCGGCTGGGACTTCACCGGTCCCGGCCCCTGGTACGGCCTCACGCACGACCAGAAGAACCCCGCGCCCACGCTCAGCGTGGTCGTGAACCGGTCGAACCCCGACCACCCGATGGTCTTCGTCGTCTCGACGACCCACCCCTGA